In the genome of Quercus robur chromosome 3, dhQueRobu3.1, whole genome shotgun sequence, one region contains:
- the LOC126718392 gene encoding uncharacterized protein LOC126718392 isoform X1 — protein sequence MGILSRSAVSRKPNETMRLIVTTFVGVVLGFFIGVSFPSLSLTKLNLPSSILPSMDLLHVRESGDEKTWLPVNSISSRSTAQNVTNTSKIWVPSNPRGAERLPPQIVAAESDFYLRRLWGNPNEDLKSKPQYLVTFTVGYDQRMNIDAAVKKFSGNFTILLFHYDGRTTEWDEFEWSKQAIHVSIRKQTKWWYAKRFLHPAIVAQYDYIFIWDEDLGVEHFNAEEYIKLVRKHGLEISQPGLEPNKGLTWQMTKRRGDREVHKETDEKPGWCSDPHLPPCAAFVEIMAPVFSRDAWRCVWHLIQNDLVHGWGLDFALRKCVEPAHEKIGVVDSQWIVHQTVPSLGSQGESHDGKKPWQGVRERCRKEWTMFQDRLSKAENQYFKAMGIGSSNSTVH from the exons ATGGGAATCCTTTCGCGCAG TGCAGTTAGCAGAAAGCCAAACGAGACGATGAGGCTTATTGTAACTACTTTTGTTGGAGTAGTTTTGGGTTTCTTCATAGGAGTATCATTTCCTTCATTGTCATTAACTAAG CTGAATCTCCCATCCAGCATTCTTCCTTCCATGGATCTCTTACATGTGAGGGAATCAGGCGATGAAAAGACTTGGCTACCTGTGAATAGTATTAGTAGCCGCTCAACTGCTCAAAATGTAACCAATACATCAAAG ATTTGGGTTCCATCTAATCCTAGAGGTGCGGAAAGACTACCTCCTCAAATTGTTGCAGCTGAGTCAGATTTCTACCTGCGAAGATTGTGGGGTAACCCTAATGAG GACTTAAAAAGCAAACCACAGTACCTTGTAACCTTCACCGTTGGGTATGATCAGAGAATGAATATTGATGCGGCAGTGAaaaag TTTTCGGGAAACTTTACAATCCTTCTATTTCATTATGATGGCCGAACAACTGAATGGGATGAGTTTGAGTGGTCAAAGCAGGCTATTCATGTGAGCATTCGTAAACAGACTAAATG GTGGTATGCCAAACGATTTCTGCATCCTGCTATAGTGGCCCAATATGACTACATATTTATCTGGGATGAAGACCTGGGAGTAGAGCATTTTAATGCAGAAGA aTACATAAAATTAGTAAGGAAGCATGGCTTGGAGATTTCACAGCCTGGTTTGGAACCTAATAAAGGATTAACATGGCAAATGACAAAGAGAAGAGGTGATCGAGAAGTTCACAA AGAGACAGATGAGAAACCAGGCTGGTGCTCTGACCCACATCTGCCTCCCTGTGCAGC GTTTGTGGAAATCATGGCTCCAGTGTTCTCCCGAGATGCATGGCGCTGTGTGTGGCATTTGATTCAG AATGACTTGGTCCATGGGTGGGGTCTTGACTTTGCCCTTAGAAAATGTGTAGAG CCTGCACACGAGAAGATAGGAGTTGTAGATTCCCAGTGGATTGTTCATCAAACTGTTCCCTCACTTGGTAGCCAG GGAGAATCACACGATGGGAAGAAACCATGGCAAGGG GTTAGAGAGAGGTGTAGAAAGGAGTGGACAATGTTCCAAGATCGGTTGTCAAAGGCGGAGAATCAATATTTTAAAGCAATGGGAATTGGTTCTTCCAATTCCACAGTTCATTAG
- the LOC126718392 gene encoding uncharacterized protein LOC126718392 isoform X2, with protein sequence MRLIVTTFVGVVLGFFIGVSFPSLSLTKLNLPSSILPSMDLLHVRESGDEKTWLPVNSISSRSTAQNVTNTSKIWVPSNPRGAERLPPQIVAAESDFYLRRLWGNPNEDLKSKPQYLVTFTVGYDQRMNIDAAVKKFSGNFTILLFHYDGRTTEWDEFEWSKQAIHVSIRKQTKWWYAKRFLHPAIVAQYDYIFIWDEDLGVEHFNAEEYIKLVRKHGLEISQPGLEPNKGLTWQMTKRRGDREVHKETDEKPGWCSDPHLPPCAAFVEIMAPVFSRDAWRCVWHLIQNDLVHGWGLDFALRKCVEPAHEKIGVVDSQWIVHQTVPSLGSQGESHDGKKPWQGVRERCRKEWTMFQDRLSKAENQYFKAMGIGSSNSTVH encoded by the exons ATGAGGCTTATTGTAACTACTTTTGTTGGAGTAGTTTTGGGTTTCTTCATAGGAGTATCATTTCCTTCATTGTCATTAACTAAG CTGAATCTCCCATCCAGCATTCTTCCTTCCATGGATCTCTTACATGTGAGGGAATCAGGCGATGAAAAGACTTGGCTACCTGTGAATAGTATTAGTAGCCGCTCAACTGCTCAAAATGTAACCAATACATCAAAG ATTTGGGTTCCATCTAATCCTAGAGGTGCGGAAAGACTACCTCCTCAAATTGTTGCAGCTGAGTCAGATTTCTACCTGCGAAGATTGTGGGGTAACCCTAATGAG GACTTAAAAAGCAAACCACAGTACCTTGTAACCTTCACCGTTGGGTATGATCAGAGAATGAATATTGATGCGGCAGTGAaaaag TTTTCGGGAAACTTTACAATCCTTCTATTTCATTATGATGGCCGAACAACTGAATGGGATGAGTTTGAGTGGTCAAAGCAGGCTATTCATGTGAGCATTCGTAAACAGACTAAATG GTGGTATGCCAAACGATTTCTGCATCCTGCTATAGTGGCCCAATATGACTACATATTTATCTGGGATGAAGACCTGGGAGTAGAGCATTTTAATGCAGAAGA aTACATAAAATTAGTAAGGAAGCATGGCTTGGAGATTTCACAGCCTGGTTTGGAACCTAATAAAGGATTAACATGGCAAATGACAAAGAGAAGAGGTGATCGAGAAGTTCACAA AGAGACAGATGAGAAACCAGGCTGGTGCTCTGACCCACATCTGCCTCCCTGTGCAGC GTTTGTGGAAATCATGGCTCCAGTGTTCTCCCGAGATGCATGGCGCTGTGTGTGGCATTTGATTCAG AATGACTTGGTCCATGGGTGGGGTCTTGACTTTGCCCTTAGAAAATGTGTAGAG CCTGCACACGAGAAGATAGGAGTTGTAGATTCCCAGTGGATTGTTCATCAAACTGTTCCCTCACTTGGTAGCCAG GGAGAATCACACGATGGGAAGAAACCATGGCAAGGG GTTAGAGAGAGGTGTAGAAAGGAGTGGACAATGTTCCAAGATCGGTTGTCAAAGGCGGAGAATCAATATTTTAAAGCAATGGGAATTGGTTCTTCCAATTCCACAGTTCATTAG
- the LOC126718394 gene encoding probable E3 ubiquitin-protein ligase XERICO has product MGLSNFPSPAEGVLPVLVMNTVLSVAFLKNMVRSLLQVTGATASDQNPSNLEEDPDGCAQNARERRISITQFKSLCQNRSIKLGSTSKIRGGTCTSSSSNGCTMECCVCLCRFEAEEEVSELSCKHFFHKGCLEKWFDNKHTTCPICRSMD; this is encoded by the coding sequence ATGGGGCTCTCAAACTTTCCAAGTCCAGCTGAGGGAGTACTTCCTGTGCTAGTAATGAACACAGTTCTGTCAGTGGCTTTCTTGAAGAACATGGTGAGGTCTTTGCTCCAAGTGACGGGTGCTACTGCTAGTGATCAAAATCCTTCAAATTTAGAGGAAGACCCAGATGGGTGTGCTCAAAATGCAAGGGAGAGACGCATTTCAATAACCCAGTTCAAGTCTTTGTGCCAAAACAGGTCCATTAAGCTTGGCAGCACAAGTAAAATTAGAGGTGGAACTTGTACTAGTAGTAGTAGTAATGGGTGCACAATGGAATGCTGTGTGTGTCTATGTAGATTTGAAGCTGAAGAGGAAGTGAGTGAATTGTCTTGCAAGCATTTTTTCCACAAAGGTTGCTTAGAGAAGTGGTTCGATAACAAGCATACTACATGCCCTATTTGTCGCTCTATGGACTAG